One part of the Papaver somniferum cultivar HN1 unplaced genomic scaffold, ASM357369v1 unplaced-scaffold_45, whole genome shotgun sequence genome encodes these proteins:
- the LOC113342618 gene encoding UPF0481 protein At3g47200-like, producing the protein MEEEKISLLMKNWAIDIDVLNRDSQKARWNKPSIYKLPAPSTGGSSFHHNDNNKKSAAYLPYTVSFGPYHHHKGDHLKKMDPHKHRVDHVDEANTDPKALPILAEKEVLPVLQHLMDSYDSLDGEWLYDRDGFLKLMILDGCFMLEILQWSSVYDNHNALSSGSVTAATSLAGSIDDYFYADNDPIFSRHGKLYVMSYIRRDMLILENQLPMLLFRTLLGAVLPTQQKEDIEEHLNTIASNFCRGNSSYRNQNTGSCLHVLDLYRKSLLSILPEDLREGSALKNKKSGDHYCWGRSKAKGPTTLFSGQTASADQKNSTAGSDGTGEDIIRSAMNLHDSGIKFEKSTDNLTDIWFEGHVLKLLVMVIDNITESTLLNLMAFERFHVGAGNGITSYVCFMDNIIDFSDDVKILRSAAVLHNAIGSDKAVAKLFNEMTKDVTPDPESRLEKIVQKQLDEYCRSQWHEWRANLCHTYFKSPWALLSLLAAVFLLALTICQTFYTIYPYYKPSGK; encoded by the exons ATGGAAGAAGAGAAGATATCACTGTTGATGAAAAATTGGGCGATCGATATTGATGTTTTGAATAGAGATTCCCAGAAGGCGCGATGGAATAAGCCTTCTATTTACAAGTTGCCGGCACCTAGCACAGGTGGTAGCAGTTTCCACCATAACGATAACAACAAGAAGTCCGCTGCTTACCTTCCTTACACTGTCTCCTTTGGTCCTTACCATCACCACAAGGGTGACCATCTGAAGAAGATGGATCCCCATAAGCACCGC GTAGATCATGTTGACGAGGCCAATACTGATCCAAAAGCGTTACCTATACTTGCTGAGAAGGAGGTATTACCTGTACTGCAGCATCTCATGGATTCTTATGACTCCCTGGATGGTGAGTGGCTCTATGATCGAGATGGGTTCTTGAAGCTCATGATACTTGATGGGTGTTTCATGCTTGAAATTTTACAGTGGTCGTCCGTATATGACAATCACAACGCATTATCATCTGGATCAGTTACAGCAGCTACATCCTTGGCCGGCTCAATTGATGACTACTTCTATGCTGACAACGACCCTATATTCAGTCGTCATGGCAAGTTATATGTCATGTCTTACATAAGGAGGGACATGTTGATCCTCGAAAACCAACTCCCTATGCTTCTTTTTAGGACTTTGCTCGGTGCCGTTCTACCCACTCAACAGAAG GAGGATATCGAAGAGCATTTGAACACGATTGCATCCAACTTCTGTAGAGGCAATTCAAGTTATAGAAATCAAAATACGGGTTCATGTTTGCACGTATTAGACCTCTACAGGAAGAGTCTGTTATCTATTTTGCCAGAAGACCTACGGGAAGGCTCCGCCCTTAAAAATAAGAAATCCGGTGATCATTACTGTTGGGGTCGCAGTAAGGCGAAAGGTCCCACTACTCTATTTTCTGGTCAGACAGCGAGTGCTGATCAGAAGAATAGTACTGCTGGTAGCGATGGCACCGGTGAAGATATCATAAGGTCGGCAATGAATCTTCATGACTCTGGTATCAAGTTTGAGAAAAGTACGGATAACCTGACTGACATATGGTTCGAAGGTCACGTACTGAAACTCCTGGTGATGGTCATCGACAACATTACAGAATCAACGTTACTCAACCTGATGGCATTCGAGAGGTTCCACGTAGGAGCAGGGAACGGGATCACGTCATACGTGTGCTTCATGGACAATATCATTGATTTCTCGGACGATGTTAAAATCCTGAGATCCGCTGCGGTTTTGCACAATGCAATTGGGAGTGACAAGGCAGTGGCGAAGCTGTTCAACGAGATGACCAAGGACGTAACACCCGACCCTGAAAGCAGGCTAGAGAAAATAGTGCAGAAGCAGTTGGATGAATACTGCAGGAGCCAGTGGCACGAGTGGCGTGCTAATCTTTGCCACACCTACTTCAAGAGCCCATGGGCTCTTCTCTCACTGTTGGCTGCAGTCTTTCTCTTGGCTCTCACCATATGTCAGACATTCTATACCATTTATCCATACTACAAGCCCAGTGGAAAATAG
- the LOC113342608 gene encoding L-gulonolactone oxidase 2-like, which yields MSSYLGKLKSVSQFLSFVLTCHLFLLIGMIHSSPPENPIKCSSPSNSNCTVTNSLGEFSDRAICRVSNAIYPRTEQELVAAVAMASKNNIKVKVATRYSHSLTKLVCPDESPNGNLIISTMYLNRTLSVDNSTRIMTVEPGVLLRDLMSQAAKFGLALPASPYWWGLTVGGMISTGAHGSTLWGNGSYVHDYVIGLQIVTPASPDEGYAKVRVLDSNHPDIKAAKLSLGVLGVISQITLRLQPLFKRSITVVRENDSDLAIRATTFGREYEFADITWYPYQRRALYRLDGRVSSNISGNGLNDFTGFRSTLTLALAVVRSSEETQEATGDANGKCISARVTTFALRISGFGFSNDGNLFTGYPIVGYQNRLQASGSCIDGSPDALITSCPWDPRIKGQFYHQTTLNLPLSKVKNFIEDVQKLRDLLPEAFCGLELSSGVWMRYIKGSDVYLGTDEDSMDFDFTYYRSKDGSTPRLFEDILEEIEQISVFKYGGIPHWGKNRNVGFIGAINKYKQANEFLKVKESYDPSGVFSSKWTNQILGLDQSGVTIVKDGCALEGLCICSQDIHCAPQKGYVCRPGRLYTSARVCTDINRVITDITPVLEEEDLRFSDM from the exons ATGTCAAGCTACTTGGGAAAATTGAAAAGCGTTTCTCAGTTTCTTAGCTTTGTTTTAACATGTCATCTATTTTTACTAATTGGGATGATTCATTCTTCCCCACCAGAAAATCCAATAAAATGTTCTTCACCGAGTAATAGTAACTGCACGGTTACGAATTCTCTAGGTGAATTTTCAGACAGAGCAATATGTAGAGTATCAAATGCTATTTACCCAAGGACGGAACAAGAACTTGTTGCAGCGGTTGCTATGGCTTCCAAGAACAATATCAAGGTGAAAGTTGCAACTAGGTACTCTCATAGTCTAACCAAGTTGGTTTGCCCGGACGAGAGTCCCAACGGTAACTTAATCATAAGCACTATGTACCTCAACCGTACATTAAGTGTTGATAACTCCACGAGGATCATGACAGTTGAACCCGGTGTGCTACTACGAGATTTGATGTCGCAAGCGGCGAAATTTGGATTGGCACTTCCGGCTAGTCCTTATTGGTGGGGATTAACCGTTGGCGGTATGATTTCTACAGGTGCCCATGGAAGTACTTTGTGGGGTAATGGAAGTTATGTTCATGACTATGTTATAGGACTTCAGATTGTCACACCAGCTAGCCCTGACGAAGGTTATGCTAAAGTGAGAGTTCTTGATAGCAATCACCCTGACATTAAGGCGGCCAAGTTATCCCTTGGAGTTCTTGGTGTTATTTCACAG aTTACACTTAGACTCCAGCCACTTTTCAAACGTTCCATAACCGTTGTTAGAGAAAACGACTCCGATTTAGCGATTCGGGCAACTACCTTCGGTAGAGAGTATGAATTTGCAGACATAACTTGGTATCCTTATCAACGTAGAGCACTTTATCGACTTGATGGCAGAGTGTCGTCGAATATATCCGGAAATGGTCTGAATGACTTTACAGGTTTCCGTTCTACATTGACACTCGCTTTGGCAGTCGTAAGATCGTCAG AGGAGACTCAAGAAGCAACAGGTGATGCGAACGGAAAATGCATCAGCGCAAGGGTAACCACATTTGCATTAAGGATTAGCGGATTCGGGTTCTCAAATGATGGAAATTTGTTTACAGGTTACCCGATAGTAGGATACCAAAATCGCTTACAAGCCTCAGGAAGCTGTATAGATGGCTCCCCGGATGCTCTAATCACATCTTGTCCATGGGATCCAAGAATTAAAGGCCAATTTTATCACCAAACTACTCTTAATCTACCATTATCAAAAGTGAAGAACTTCATCGAGGATGTACAAAAACTTAGAGACTTATTACCCGAAGCTTTTTGTGGCTTAGAGCTTTCAAGTGGAGTCTGGATGAGATACATAAAAGGTTCAGATGTTTACTTAGGTACGGACGAAGACTCCATGGATTTCGATTTTACCTATTATAGAAGTAAAGATGGTTCAACACCTAGACTTTTCGAAGACATATTGGAAGAAATAGAACAGATTTCAGTTTTTAAGTATGGAGGGATACCGCACTGGGGTAAGAATCGCAACGTTGGGTTTATAGGCGCAATCAATAAGTATAAACAGGCCAACGAGTTTTTGAAAGTGAAAGAAAGTTATGATCCTTCTGGAGTGTTTTCAAGTAAATGGACTAATCAAATCCTTGGTTTAGATCAAAGTGGTGTGACCATCGTAAAGGATGGTTGTGCCCTGGAAGGACTTTGTATCTGCTCTCAAGATATTCACTGTGCACCGCAGAAGGGGTACGTTTGTCGACCGGGTCGGCTTTATACGAGTGCTAGAGTTTGTACAGATATAAACAGAGTTATTACGGACATAACTCCAGTACTTGAAGAGGAGGACCTTAGATTTTCAGACATGTAA